In a single window of the Lineus longissimus chromosome 4, tnLinLong1.2, whole genome shotgun sequence genome:
- the LOC135486575 gene encoding uncharacterized protein LOC135486575 — MTLSEDTSYQIVGAHQHDEQRDPEARHQWDINDNILPTPPELEEYNEWPNGHCRAVYTETSEDARRHCSGWAMRNTNNHNVNILKKSCLGVLVCNMACVSEKGDRIHLRPAICDKARKKQIGRQCSNPRCPGKLELQPCRGHCGYPVTHFWRHTNGAIYFQAKGVHDHPYPEIKASAEARRHATSSKENKFKLSDVKRTSRKRMWFDQDTLSRLYKVPKLEKSGNDVICSCPPFECLCSSYQLPPQNGPLPMPVPQVVARQKQLYDGEFHSIIKEEPRLPTQFDFKQERQSPEHHMLLGFEPPVSVMNNMFFSDRKDSIPNSQPSYPTTCQTDCMFLESLPVDVTSANLTSANTNMMHCADLTRDLSSSPRDFVDGPMPVSIADNTVSSMTQEFYSAKMSTNISHIDNAERKIDSQKTFGNLLSQSDASVLDLNLPSITAFFSDENIHADKPLDDSFHKEKRADNLSYDCMDQKTPQLSPISDHRASPNSHPGSPVSLTELKPMNNSEAKFTNIHKFQSSYHNDIGPVPHDTVDSFNFPRRAFQPYVADCYGMPYPTPNYYGELKQELVRPHPVPSLNSNPYYANPDLYPSPANSIAQRLPSIVPQTANINISFAYQ; from the exons ATGACTCTCTCAGAAGATACCTCGTATCAGATCGTTGGTGCTCACCAGCACGATGAACAGAGGGATCCCGAGGCAAGACACCAGTGGGACATCAACGATAACATACTGCCAACG CCCCCAGAATTAGAAGAATACAACGAATGGCCAAACGGTCACTGTCGGGCTGTTTACACCGAGACGAGCGAGGATGCGAGGCGTCACTGCAGTGGCTGGGCCATGCGgaataccaacaaccacaacGTCAACATCCTCAAGAAGTCATGCCTTGGTGTCCTAGTCTGCAATATGGCCTGCGTCTCAGAGAAAGGAGATAGGATTCACCTCAGACCGGCAATATGCGACAAAGCAAGGAAGAAACAAATTG GGAGACAGTGTTCGAATCCACGGTGCCCCGGTAAACTTGAGCTCCAGCCCTGCCGCGGTCATTGCGGCTACCCAGTCACCCATTTCTGGCGACACACAAACGGGGCCATCTATTTCCAAGCTAAGGGGGTCCATGATCATCCTTATCCTGAAATCAAGGCTTCAGCAGAAGCAAGACGACATGCTACCTCAAGTAAAGAGAACAAATTTAAG TTATCTGATGTTAAACGAACGTCACGTAAGCGAATGTGGTTTGACCAGGACACACTCTCTCGACTCTACAAGGTACCCAAGTTAGAAAAATCTG GTAATGATGTCATCTGCTCGTGCCCTCCCTTCGAATGCCTATGCTCAAGTTACCAACTCCCACCCCAGAATGGCCCCTTACCAATGCCAGTGCCACAAGTGGTCGCGAGACAGAAACAACTGTACGATGGAGAATTCCATTCTATCATTAAAGAGGAACCACGACTTCCAACACAGTTCGACTTCAAGCAGGAGCGCCAGTCACCGGAGCATCACATGCTGTTAGGATTCGAACCGCCAGTGTCCGTTATGAACAATATGTTCTTCAGTGATAGAAAAGATTCCATTCCGAATAGCCAACCATCCTATCCAACGACATGTCAAACAGACTGCATGTTTCTTGAGAGTTTGCCAGTCGATGTGACGTCAGCCAATCTGACGTCTGCCAATACAAACATGATGCATTGTGCTGATTTAACACGTGATCTTTCAAGCAGCCCAAGAGATTTCGTGGATGGCCCAATGCCCGTCTCCATAGCAGACAACACTGTTTCAAGTATGACACAAGAGTTTTACAGCGCAAAGATGTCAACAAACATTTCACATATTGACAATGCTGAACGAAAAATAGACTCTCAGAAAACATTTGGTAACCTGCTTTCCCAGAGTGATGCAAGTGTTTTGGACTTAAACTTGCCTTCCATCACAGCGTTCTTTAGTGATGAGAATATACATGCAGATAAGCCTTTAGACGACAGCTTTCATAAGGAAAAGCGGGCGGACAACCTCAGTTACGACTGCATGGACCAGAAGACGCCGCAGCTAAGTCCGATATCAGATCATCGGGCATCACCAAACAGCCATCCAGGATCTCCAGTCTCGCTCACAGAACTCAAACCCATGAACAATTCTGAAGCTAAATTTACGAACATTCACAAATTTCAATCATCGTATCATAATGACATTGGACCTGTTCCCCATGATACTGTTGATAGCTTCAACTTCCCCAGGCGTGCTTTCCAACCCTACGTCGCTGATTGTTACGGTATGCCGTATCCAACGCCCAACTATTATGGCGAGCTGAAGCAGGAGTTAGTTAGACCCCACCCAGTCCCCAGTCTAAACAGCAATCCCTACTATGCCAATCCAGATCTCTACCCCAGTCCAGCGAACAGCATTGCCCAAAGGCTACCATCGATTGTACCTCAAACGGCTAACATCAACATAAGTTTCGCATATCAGTAA